A genomic segment from Nocardiopsis sp. Huas11 encodes:
- a CDS encoding VWA domain-containing protein: protein MSTAPPPPLSRLEVHQNPCLPEGAQDVHAIATVTVDAPAAAASSPAQVIVIDRSYSMNGDKIARAREAAVAAVDALRDGSRFAVVAGNGRAEQIYPRQPAALAEATPSSREAARGAILALRADGGTNLVTWLELASALLGAVAPDEVRHTTILTDGQGTLTDAVLRRCAGLFTCDCVGIGEDWSPDQLRRITTALSGTRHFVEDLDDLPGFFRRQAEQTQERGMADLTLLVKAPGQVRVRKVAQVYPTERELTAREGGGPVHEYPLGSWGSETRDYQLWFRVPPRQPGAEIRVAQVMLASGEGQELARGRVLAQWTADLALATAVDPKVEHYTGQLEQNGLIREGLAALETGQTREATAKLGRARELAVECGRDDLVTALERVVDQDPVTGTVRLRSRMSRADTLNLDVGTDRTTREMTPRRGE from the coding sequence ATGTCCACCGCCCCGCCCCCACCCCTCAGCCGTTTGGAGGTCCATCAGAACCCCTGTCTGCCCGAAGGCGCCCAGGACGTGCACGCCATCGCCACGGTCACCGTCGACGCGCCGGCGGCGGCCGCGTCCTCCCCGGCGCAGGTCATCGTCATCGACCGCTCCTACTCCATGAACGGCGACAAGATCGCCCGCGCCCGTGAGGCCGCCGTGGCGGCCGTGGACGCCCTGCGCGACGGCAGCCGGTTCGCCGTGGTCGCGGGCAACGGCCGTGCCGAGCAGATCTACCCCCGCCAGCCGGCCGCCCTGGCCGAGGCCACCCCGTCCAGCCGGGAGGCGGCCCGCGGGGCGATCCTGGCCCTGCGGGCCGACGGCGGCACCAACCTGGTGACCTGGCTGGAGCTGGCCTCCGCGCTGCTGGGGGCCGTGGCGCCCGACGAGGTCCGCCACACCACGATCCTCACCGACGGGCAGGGCACCCTGACCGACGCCGTCCTGCGCAGGTGCGCCGGGCTGTTCACCTGCGACTGCGTCGGCATCGGCGAGGACTGGAGCCCCGACCAGCTGCGCCGGATCACCACCGCGCTCTCGGGCACCCGCCACTTCGTGGAGGACCTCGACGACCTGCCCGGGTTCTTCCGCCGCCAGGCCGAACAGACCCAGGAGCGGGGCATGGCCGACCTGACCCTGCTGGTCAAGGCGCCCGGCCAGGTGCGGGTGCGCAAGGTCGCCCAGGTGTATCCGACCGAGCGCGAACTGACCGCGCGCGAGGGCGGCGGGCCGGTCCACGAGTACCCCCTCGGGTCGTGGGGATCGGAGACCAGGGACTACCAGCTCTGGTTCCGGGTGCCGCCCCGTCAGCCCGGCGCGGAGATCCGCGTCGCACAGGTCATGCTCGCCTCGGGCGAGGGCCAGGAGCTGGCCCGGGGGCGCGTCCTGGCGCAGTGGACCGCCGACCTGGCGCTGGCCACGGCGGTGGACCCCAAGGTCGAGCACTACACCGGGCAGCTGGAGCAGAACGGCCTCATCCGCGAGGGCCTGGCCGCCCTGGAGACGGGACAGACCCGTGAGGCCACGGCCAAGCTCGGCCGCGCCCGCGAGCTCGCCGTGGAGTGCGGGCGCGACGACCTGGTCACGGCCCTGGAGCGCGTCGTCGACCAGGACCCGGTGACGGGGACCGTCCGACTGCGCTCGCGGATGAGCCGGGCCGACACGCTCAACCTCGACGTCGGCACGGACCGGACGACGCGGGAGATGACGCCGAGGAGAGGGGAGTAG